The sequence below is a genomic window from Patescibacteria group bacterium.
TGTGCCCTTGCTAGCCTGGGTTATAGCTCAGGGTATTAAGGTCTCTATCGAAATAATCAAAGGGGATGCCGACTTTAAGTATCTTTATGCGTCAGGTGGTATGCCATCTGCGCACTCAGCTGTGGTCTGTTCATTGGCGGGCTATACATTTTATCATCAGGGTATAAGCAGCCCCCTATTCGGTGTCACGGCTATACTCGCCGGCATAGTTATGTATGATAGTTTTGGCGTGCGTAGGAGCTCTGGCGAGCAGGCTAAGACAATCAATAGGCTTATTGAAGAGATGACCAATAACGGGACTCTTCGCAAGCCAGATGACTACAACAGGCTTAGAGAGATATTAGGACATCAGCCCCTTGAAGTTATTGTAGGTGCAATCCTTGGCGGGCTAGTTGCTATGCTCTTTAGCCTCGACCAGCTAGACCCAATAATAAAATGGTTGACCTCCACCGCATCCACATTCGAAATATACGCCATCTATTCACTTGGCGCATCCATGGTCGCGTTAACAGCCATAGCATATATATCGCGACGTAAAAAACTCAAGCGCAATAAAAATACCCTTCAGCTTTCCAGGTATTTACTGTGTGTAAATATACTTTTTGGCCTGCTAATTATGCTTGCTGGCCTGCTTGCTAAGGAGTCCATAGCTGTCTATGGCCAACGCTGGCTAGTATGTGCTATTCTATCTGTCTGGTTGATAGCAGTATTGATCATCGCCTGGCGCTGGCTTAATGTCGGCAGGGTTGCTCGTTTTGATTCAGAAAATATAAACTATAGAAAAAATGCCTGGCTCAAGAAAGCAGGCAAAAAGCGCTGATGTCGAACTGTTGACATAGCTGTT
It includes:
- a CDS encoding divergent PAP2 family protein, translated to MITPYLYVPLLAWVIAQGIKVSIEIIKGDADFKYLYASGGMPSAHSAVVCSLAGYTFYHQGISSPLFGVTAILAGIVMYDSFGVRRSSGEQAKTINRLIEEMTNNGTLRKPDDYNRLREILGHQPLEVIVGAILGGLVAMLFSLDQLDPIIKWLTSTASTFEIYAIYSLGASMVALTAIAYISRRKKLKRNKNTLQLSRYLLCVNILFGLLIMLAGLLAKESIAVYGQRWLVCAILSVWLIAVLIIAWRWLNVGRVARFDSENINYRKNAWLKKAGKKR